Proteins encoded in a region of the Melospiza georgiana isolate bMelGeo1 chromosome 2, bMelGeo1.pri, whole genome shotgun sequence genome:
- the LOC131096953 gene encoding uncharacterized protein LOC131096953, which translates to MVRAGGLSPRGGGPGDARLPRRSAPTATTAHKAESHTGHSVRIFRIWLVPIFCCITQYGGTSAEDVPVSQLPVRSTQLTAAPQQLHWDPFALLPQLILLHCCAPRHWNLLRLHQDEGGGVRQRRRHGHVSAQPFAALQCQVRSMNVLYLCQNTSLYFHSIPGAIKVSFHTSSGVKAYLKTPSSPMAFYSSCSRDLKLTGRKLVNPYFGMFTAELLEFEGILH; encoded by the exons ATGGTCCGGGCGGGGGGGCTCAGCCCGAGAGGCGGCGGCCCCGGGGACGCCCGGCTCCCCCGCCGCTCAGCGCCCACCGCCACCACG gCCCACAAGGCTGAGTCCCACACAGGTCACTCAGTAAGAATTTTTAGAATTTGG CTGGTTCCTATCTTCTGCTGTATTACCCAGTATGGAGGGACTTCTGCTGAGGATGTGCCAGTGTCACAGCTTCCAGTCAGGAGCACTCAGCTGactgctgccccacagcagctgcactgggacCCCTTtgctctcctgccacagctgatCCTGCTCCACTGCTGTGCTCCAAGGCACTGGAATTTGCTCAGACTCCAccaggatgaaggaggaggTGTTAGGCAGAGGAGAAGACATGGGCATGTGTCTGCTCAGCCATTTGCTGCTCTACAGTGTCAAGTGCGCTCCATGAATGTGCTCTACCTCTGCCAAAACACCAGTTTGTATTTCCACAGCATTCCTGGAGCCATAAAAGTGTCATTCCACACCTCCTCAGGTGTTAAAGCTTATTTAAAAACTCCTTCATCCCCTATGGCATTTTATAGCTCTTGCTCTAGAGACCTGAAGTTGACTGGACGTAAGCTGGTGAATCCTTATTTTGGGATGTTCACAGCTGAGCTCCTTGAAT